From Drosophila suzukii chromosome 2R, CBGP_Dsuzu_IsoJpt1.0, whole genome shotgun sequence, a single genomic window includes:
- the LOC108009302 gene encoding terminal nucleotidyltransferase 5C isoform X2: MDVYQIDDGFHSDGGTETPPPSPSSGSSIASTSDHGSLESVDTGGTQRLAVLSFEQVSKLHDVMDEKVAIHGRGNFPTLEVTLKDLVNLVRRKLEAEVNAGGAGVLVKDIRLNGGAASHVLASEDQPYNDLDLIFAIELSSPRVFDRVKVAVLNTLLDLMPEGVCKRRIFTSCLKEAYVGKMVKVNNNNDGDRWSLISLGNSPGHKNVELKFVDSMRRQFEFSVDSFQIVLDSLLLFYDCAALPISENFYPTVVGESVYGDFQEALYHLQKKLISTRQPEEIRGGGLLKYCNLLVRNYKAVDSQLIKTLERYMCSRFFIDFPDINTQTTKLEAYLRNHFWGVDEEPLQYQYLMHLREVVEMSTVCLMGHERRQTLHLIQSLAAQVLFNKQEKQQQEQYQQQQQQHHHQQQQHQHQQQQHQHQQQQRQHQFLDPAQQQQQQQQQQLQTQTQQQQPQQAGTLTLVSQAPPTGQAQAIYVQQAAPTAVCCTSSADQTASGAPQAIQIQTGPPGLIYANGVYYAPVIPSTICTCNSTWLST, translated from the coding sequence ATGGACGTCTACCAGATCGACGATGGATTCCACTCGGACGGCGGCACCGAGACACCGCCGCCGTCTCCCAGTTCCGGGTCATCGATCGCCTCGACATCTGATCATGGATCGCTGGAGAGCGTCGACACCGGGGGGACGCAGCGGCTGGCCGTGCTATCGTTCGAGCAGGTGAGCAAGCTGCACGATGTCATGGACGAGAAGGTGGCCATCCATGGACGCGGAAACTTTCCCACACTGGAGGTGACTCTAAAGGATCTGGTCAATCTGGTGCGCCGGAAACTGGAGGCCGAGGTGAACGCCGGCGGCGCCGGGGTGTTAGTTAAGGACATCCGTCTCAATGGCGGGGCAGCTAGTCATGTTTTAGCCAGCGAGGATCAGCCGTACAATGACCTGGACCTGATATTCGCCATTGAGCTGAGTTCGCCGCGGGTCTTCGATCGTGTCAAGGTGGCGGTGCTCAATACTCTGCTGGATTTGATGCCCGAGGGCGTCTGCAAGCGTCGCATCTTCACGAGCTGCCTGAAGGAGGCCTATGTGGGCAAGATGGTGAAGGTGAACAATAACAATGACGGCGATCGCTGGTCTCTCATCTCGCTGGGCAATTCGCCGGGACACAAGAATGTGGAGCTAAAGTTTGTCGATTCGATGAGGCGACAGTTTGAGTTCTCTGTGGACTCGTTCCAAATTGTACTCGACTCACTGCTGCTGTTCTACGACTGCGCCGCTCTGCCCATCTCGGAGAACTTCTATCCGACAGTGGTCGGGGAGTCGGTCTACGGGGACTTCCAGGAGGCACTCTACCACTTGCAAAAGAAACTGATCTCAACGCGTCAGCCGGAGGAGATACGAGGCGGCGGCCTACTCAAGTACTGCAATCTATTGGTGCGCAATTACAAGGCCGTCGACTCGCAGCTCATCAAGACCCTGGAGCGTTACATGTGCTCGCGATTCTTCATCGATTTCCCGGACATCAATACGCAGACCACCAAGCTGGAGGCCTATTTGCGTAACCATTTCTGGGGCGTCGATGAGGAACCGCTGCAGTATCAGTACCTGATGCATTTACGCGAGGTGGTCGAGATGTCGACGGTATGTCTAATGGGCCACGAGCGGCGCCAGACGCTCCACCTTATCCAATCGCTGGCCGCCCAGGTGCTCTTCAACAAGCAGGAGAAGCAGCAGCAAGAGCAGtaccaacagcaacagcagcagcatcatcatcaacagcagcaacaccagcaccagcagcagcaacaccaacaccaacagcagcaacgTCAGCATCAGTTCCTGGACCCagcgcagcagcaacaacaacagcagcagcagcaactgcaaaCACAGacgcaacagcaacagccgCAGCAGGCGGGCACCCTGACCCTGGTCTCGCAGGCACCGCCCACGGGCCAGGCGCAGGCCATCTATGTGCAACAGGCCGCCCCAACCGCCGTGTGCTGCACGAGCAGCGCGGATCAGACGGCGTCAGGAGCACCACAGGCCATACAGATACAGACCGGACCGCCGGGACTCATCTACGCCAACGGCGTCTACTATGCACCTGTGATCCCCAGCACCATCTGCACGTGCAACTCCACCTGGCTGAGCACGTGA